The following proteins are co-located in the Streptococcus downei MFe28 genome:
- a CDS encoding transposase: MRLFSDDTELLNKLSEKGNPLERLDKAIDWQEFLPILTRIFANPTKNPSKGGRPHLDFLMMFKTLLLQRLNNLSDDAMEYQLLDRLSFRQFVGCDDSRVPDAKTIWLYRERLSQLTCHLVIRLLTQIKQEFINFFPTCIHNSFPHLHLHSTDSQTSLPIKK; the protein is encoded by the coding sequence ATGCGTTTGTTTAGTGATGATACTGAGCTATTGAATAAACTAAGTGAAAAAGGAAATCCATTGGAACGTCTAGATAAGGCCATTGATTGGCAAGAATTTCTGCCAATTTTAACTAGGATTTTCGCCAATCCAACAAAGAATCCTTCCAAAGGTGGACGCCCACACTTAGATTTTTTGATGATGTTTAAAACCCTCTTACTCCAACGTCTGAATAACTTATCAGATGATGCCATGGAGTATCAACTATTAGACCGTCTGTCTTTCCGTCAATTTGTAGGTTGTGATGACTCCCGAGTTCCCGATGCTAAAACTATTTGGCTTTATAGAGAGCGCTTGAGCCAACTGACTTGCCATCTGGTAATCAGATTGCTGACTCAAATAAAACAGGAGTTCATCAATTTTTTTCCTACCTGCATCCATAATTCTTTCCCCCACTTACACCTTCATTCTACAGACTCTCAGACTAGTCTGCCGATAAAAAAATGA